TAGCAAATTCAGCTGCCCTTCAAACTTCCACCTCCAGTCAGGAGAAAGCATCTGTGGCTGTTCAACTCCTTGCAAGGCTGCCGAAAAAAAATCCTGGCTTGCCAGAAACACCCATAATAGCCAAGCCCGATCGTTCTCCATGACACATGGCTGTAGGACAAGCAAGAGAGCTGTTGAGCTCTGCTCACTTCCTACCGCTCCACAGTATCCATGCTGCACTCCAATTAGCACTCcaaatccctccccagcagcacggATCAGTGGGTTTGCTGTGAGCTCTCGTGCGTTCAACACGTCTACAAGAATCAAAGATGTTAGAAGGGGAAGAAACACACTTCAAATGCTTGTAAGATCACTTCCCAGTTACACAGTAGAAGCTGACAATACAGGAGCTCCAGCGCTGTGTCTGCTGTGGAGTGAAAAGCTTTCAATCCACCAGGCACTCAGAAGGCAGGAATACCATCAGAAGGCATCCACCACTTTTGCAGACTGTAGGAAAACATGACATTGAACAAAGATGGGCTTTGGGCGAGAGCAATGGAAGTCTAACTCCTTATGGCTGAATGTGTACAGCACGAATAGGGAGTTAAATCACTGCCTCACTGCACCCAAATAGGGCATTGCAAGAAGAGATGGTATTACCTTTATTCCAAAGGTAcagaaaaaggagcagaagaatAACAGAATTCTTAAGGCTGATCAAACTCAAGcactctgcagctgcttttgggCTATGCTGATGAGTCTTGTATAATACAGGACAAAGCATGGTTTGTGAAaccaaaggaaacagcaaagcaaaagcaactgGAGAACCACTGAGAAAAATTCTAACAAATGGTTCTAAGACAGTGAAACTATCTTGTATGGACCTTGCTTAGTGTTCAAACACTAAAATCAACACACTAACTTAAATATGTGGAATTAACAGACGAAACAGCCAAattatttgaggaaaaaagggggaaaatgagGCAGGAAAGCAGGCTACTGactccctttcctctctcctgcacAGAGAACTTTTAGTCTAAGtaacagctgaaaagcagcattccaCAGCTCCCAGCCTCACATCAAGATGAGACTGGAACATCTACTAGCACCAAAAGTAGACAAACAAATGATATtacaaaataatacattaaaaacagtGGCAGGATTTTCCTCGTTATACTGTACTTCAGTCTCTACTGACTTCCCAGCGCTTCCTAACACATTGTCTCCTCCATACATCTTTGCACTTAAAGGTCTTGATGACTTAGAAGAAGCTAGACAGATGACAAGGATGAAAGAGGGGAGATGAACTGTGTATCCTTGGAAGATCACGGGATTCCAATATTAGTAATCCAGATAACCAAGGAAAACCTTTGTCTCCAAAGACAAACTGACTAGCAAGGGGGAAAATCCAATCCTGGCAGATAGGCAACAATATCCACAGTGCCACCAGCAAAATGAGATAATCGTTTCTTCCCCGTTTCCCAGATCTTTCTGTCCCAGAGCATTTTTGGAGGCGAGGCAAATCTTTATTTTGACATCTCCAACTTTCAAACTATACCAGTGCTACTTAGTGGAGGTTTTGGCATTTAGCAGcacagtcaggaaaaaaaaccaaccatgaTTTGCATGTGCTCATCttagcagatgaagaaaaagcaagtaaaaagtAAGTGCAGCAAGATGATCCCAAATGCCAAGTCGCCAGGCATTGTGTAGCATTAAAGCAGCACTTCACAGATCGAATTTAAGAGCACATTAAACATTTGGAAGCGATTTGGAAAACGGTCACATTGATTTAGGCATACAAATCCTCATGAGAACCAAATGAGAACGTGTATCTGTGTATCTCGTGTCACATTTACAACAAGATTCAAATACCTACAGAGGTCAGTCAGCAACGGCATAGAATTTACAAGAACAGAGTTGGAAAAAGCACCTAATCCGCCTGACAGTGAGAAATCATTCTGGGTGACCACACAGCTCAAAACAGGCTTAAACACCACTGAAAATCCAGTCTCTCTCTCATGCTCGATTGAGAAGCTACTCAAGACGTTACAGTTGTGTAAACCACAACTACATGACTACTTTACAGAAAGGCTATTTTGACTTTTAACAGTGTCTCAGAAACATGATCCTCTTGGGGGAAATTTGCTGTCAGACTTTGACCAGGCAAGGGGATTTTCACAGGAACAGTCTGGTTCTGACTTTATAAAGTCAGAAACCCACACGGCTGTCCAAGAGTGAAACCACTGTATCGACTAAAGCTGTCCACAATTCCTGGAGCTTCACCCTCGTTATAAATAAACCAACTAAACTCACCACAACTagagaaacaaaacctctgCGGTCAAAACAGTTTCTCTCGAAATGCCTTCTGTCATGGCATGAATTCCAGCTGTGATAAAATTTTATAGGCAAGCTGGAGTTAGAGagacttttaaataaaagcaaaaaaaaaaccaaaccaagcccTACGCTCCTAAAATTCAGGACTCCATAGaaagcagttaattttttttccctaccaaTTTCActtggagcaggttgctctgcTCAGAAACACCATCCCACATGATTAAGTAGCTTTCcaaacagcttctttctttccctgaaaatcctttaatttctctaaaacaaaaaataattcctttaatGCTCCCTCACCACTCTCACCTTCAGAACCCATCCagaaaaagaagccatttgTCAATTAATTCCAGTTCTTTAGGTTCAGGACTTTATTATGCTGCACAATTGTTCATGTGCATCTGCTTaacacagagggaaaagatGCTGCTAAATCAGAAAAAACCCAGTAGGCTGGGCAGGAGAAGTGCCTTCTTCCATTGTGTGCACAGTGCATTTCTGCTGACTGTAAGCTCTCGCACGGCAGGAAAAAGCCCAAATGCCATCCTTGCTCTTGCTATTGGCAGCTGTTCTCTTATCACCAAAGAGAATTTATCGCACCACTGACAGATGCTGAGATTCAGAAGCTGGAGCTGGAAGCCAAAGGGATtgaatcagaaaacaaaaatccaaaaaaaaaaaaaaaaaaaaaattaaaaaaagaaaatttaaaaaaaattaaaaagaaaaaggaagagccCTACCAAAACAAGTCACTTGACTGCACACATCACACATACATCTCTCCAcggggagaggagaggcagcCTGAACCCCCACAGCAGATGTCAGGCTGTCTGTTTCGGGCACTCCTGAAAGCTGCTCAGGCTCTACGCTGAGGAACACGCTACAGGAAACCACAGAGAACTTCACCAAACAAATCCTAGTGGAGACAGTGCCCAGAAGAAAGCTGCGTCTGCAGGCAAGAGGGCCTTGAAATCAAGCTTGCTTAGGATTACGGTCAATTTAATTCTCAAACACAAGGTACTCATGTTCCCAATGCTCTCTCATGATGGGAGTTTGTGGACTGGGGGTGTCCCGGGATTTCTGTGCTTCCACACACACATTCTATCAAAGACTCTTCGACTTCCAAGAAGCTACGAACCTTATTTCCTTAAACACAACTTCACTGCACACCAACATGAGGTAGTTAATTTCACAGATGCTTTGGCTACTTCCAAGAAAGGATGAGACAGGATCTATCTGCTTTACATGACAAGGGGCTTTAAATCTCTCTGTCTCCCGATGTAACTGTCAGGAAGCAGGAATTTCTATACGTGGCCCTTTGCAAGCCGCCTTTGCACACCGACACAGAACCACGAGTGCTTTATACACTTAAATAAATCCATGGTCTCTACAACCATAAACCAGTGTCTGTATTTTATTCACAGGCTATGCATAGAAACATACTCCTGAGCAGAGTATTCTGAACTATACATCCTTCTTCCCGTCCCCAGGGAAGACACAATTGTTTTTAATCacaggcaaaataaaactgagctATACACTGACACAGCTGTAAGCACAAGTGATACCTTCAACCAACATTCccaaatatgttttcctaacaAAGGCCAGACCGATAACAGATTTCCCTCCTGGGCACTAAACTGTCTTTTCTGGAAAACTTGGAGCAAGCTGGATTCTCCCACGGCAGCAGATTCCAGTAGCGGGAAAAGGAGTCCCACGGCACCTCCCATTTGTTTGCTTGTGACGAACATTCCAAAagccagatccccacagacaaAACATGAGGAGGAAGTGTTCTGCCGGGCAGTTCAGAAGAGGAGGATCAAACACCGCGCCACCTCAGGAACACCAGCACTGACCTGACAACGCACTGCCACGGCCCTGCCGGGATGGGAAACCCGTGAACCGGGAGATGGATGAAGAGGCAGGCGGCAGAGGCAGCTCCCGGAGGCCGGCATCGCAGTGCCAGGCTGACACCTGGAGGGAGAGCCGGGCAGGAGCGGGAGGAGCCGGGCAGGAGCCAGGCAGAAGCGGGGCCAAAGGCCATGTTCTGCCCGGGGTCCTCTGCTCCGCCGCCCGCTGCGACCAGCCCCTCTCCTGCGGCGGAGCACTTCTGCAGCGGGCCTGCTgcaaagagggaaagggaaggggagaaaaatacttcaatgCCTCCAAAAATAGCACCGACAATATTTTTACCGTTTCAGTTTCAAAACTgaatccccccccccccccccattttttttttttaaggtttttttttgctCCCATTTTCTCATGAACATTTAAGGTATTTTGTTTCTATAGTTCTCCCAAGTCACTTGCCCCCTGTTTCTCCCTGAAACAAACACAGCAGGATGGAGCAGCCCATAAAAAGCCCTTGTCAGTAGCACAGTTAGTTCAACTAGAGGTGCTGTCCTTCCCTAGGTTCTCCTCAAATAGCAGTTAAGCAGCAGTTACGGGTTACACTTCATGCCTCAATGCTCAGGCAGGCTGCTGAGCACAGAATGGAACCCCACAGGGCTCAGTTTGGGTTAACAAGAAACACTTCAGCTCACATTTGATCTCCTCCAGCATCCCTTTGAAagccttccctcccttcctctgcacAGGTGATTTAGTCTGTTCAACAACAGAGTATGGAAGCTCCCAGGCACACCCATCTTCACTCCCAGTTAACCTTATCTGCCAGTAAAATTAGGGATACGGTACAGGAATTAGGGCAAGCTACTCACTTACCCAGGAAGGTCAATTTAGGTCAAAGCTATCTTGCACAGATGGCTAATTTCAATCACTTACACATTCGACACAATTGTTCAATAAGCTCAAAATAAATAGTGAAAGTAATTAATTTAAAGCTGCCCTAATTGTTTCTCAATTTTCCCTATTAATTTAACCTATAACACTTCCCCTCTCCAAGCTTCAAAGCTTGAACTTAACAGCCAATTAAAGCTcctcttattaaaaaaaagtgctgtCAGCTCCGATTCCTTCTGACTGAACTCTTTGAAGCACTTGGGATTTCATCTAAATTGCACAGGGCTTAGAAACAAAGTGTTTTTTCCAGGTATAATGTTCTCAGTGAGCTAATGACTCAATGGACAATTAAGGCTAATTAAGGTTTTTAACTTGGTAGCAACTTTCTATGCTGTATTTGGTTCAAGGAAAGTGAGTCACCACTGGAGTGAGCACTGATGCTCTTCATTTGTCAGCGGGAGGTGGCAGGAGTGGGACTGCCCCCGCTCGGGCTCACCACAGTGAGAGGATGGGCAGGATTCACTCCCCTTAATTCATGTGCCAGCTATATTCTTGTTCCTGTAAATACATGTGTCTGCATAAACCTGGATTACCTCCCTCATTCTCCCAGTGAGCACTGCGAAGAGAAAAGCCAGTGGGACACTTGTTAGGAAAAAGATTGCCACCACGCATATATCATTCCTCCTAGCTTGATCCCAGTTGTTTGGTTCAGGACTTTTAGCTGCCAAGTACACCAGGCTGACCAAACCAGgacaaacacagaacaaaaacatCAACAGCCTGTCGAATTATTTCCCTACCAGACAACAGCTTTGTGGCCTCTTAAGACCGCATTTCCAGGAATCCCTGGTATCTGAATTCTCCATCCTCCTGTGACCCTGTTACGTGTGGGACTCACCGAGCCATCTCCTGAGCTTAGCTtttcacagccctgcagcactcTGTGAGGTGATTTATCACACTGGGCTCCCTGCTGCCGGCAGAAGGGATATCTTGTGCTCTATCCTAAATACAGCCAGAggtccctcccctcctctcagAACAACTATGTATAAGGATCTTCTTTTGGAATGCATTTTCTCTAGGTATCTTTTCTAAATTATTCTTAATGCAAGTTcatgtgaagggaaaaaaacctacaaacaaaaaaaaaaacccaaccaaccaaccaaaaaccaaccagaaacagagaaaccacccagaaaagaagacagaaactAAGCAAAATAGGAATGAACAGTTCAGAGACATGCTTCAGCTACAACCCAGAAAGGTGAGAACACAAGGAAGTTTCTTAAAGGTAATCCTTGCTGAATTATTACTGTGAACACAATTCCCCTGGGTTACCCTCCTGAGCCCTGCAGTACATGCAGGAGAAAACCATACGCAGCACACACAAcagctgaggaggagggagaaggcaTGAGGTTCTGTCAGCAGGtctgcaggggcaggaggaatACAGCTTCCAGAACACTGACTTTGAGAGATCTCAGTGCATAACTGATTAGTAGATACATTCGAGAGGTGCTGTTGACCAAAACTAACTTAATCTGGGTAACCAAAGAGTATAACATGGGTATTTGGGGGTGAGGCAGCACAGCTAGTTGTACTGAACACCTGGTCGTTACTGTCACTCTTGATCACCCTTAATCTTTTCCTTCACAATACAAATCTCCCTTCCGTAGGAAAACATTTCATACCTGTCACACTGACTTGGAGAAATGGTCTCACATGTTGTTTAATGAGACAAAAGACCTTCAAAGCATTCTGCATGAGACATGGCCGAGGAGGAGGCACAGGTGGATGAGGATTATCATTCCAACTCTGAAAACTAGAGCCAGGTGACACCTAGTGAATTACTGCTTTCTgactctttttaaaattaggaaagaaaaaacttaaGAGCAACTGACAAACAACCAACAACTTTCCGTATTTAGGCCaagcaaatcatagaatcccagactggtttgggttggaagggaccttaaagctcatccagttccagacccctgccatgggcagggacaccttccactagagcaggttgctccaagcccctgtgtccaacctggccttgaacactgccagggatggggcagccacagcttctctgggcaccctgtgccagggcctcattGGAAGAGTCTTCTTCACTACTAAGATCAATTTTTTTGGTACTTCATAGAGTGTAcgtacaaaaaaccccaaacctaatAATCGTTATCTTAATTAACCAGAGATTACCCTTGCAAGGCACAAGTACAATTCCCACAAGTGATGATAATCCTCAGCACTTTTATAACTTCATGTCTCCGTTTCTGGCCTGGATTTGAGAAAGGTTTGCAATGTTCAGGTCTACCTGAGAGAAACAGCTGATTTTCCAGAAGATGTTTCTCCCAAAGCTTCTCAGAGATAAacaccacagaatcacagaatcaaccaggttggaaaagacttttaagatcatcaagtccaaccattcccccagcactgccacgtcccccattaaaccatgtcactgagggcctcatctacatggtttgagatgcctgaccaccctctcggtgaagaaattgttcctaatatccagtctaaacctcccctggcgcagcttgagcctgtttcctcttgtcctatcacttgttccttgggagaagagaccgaccccacctcactacaacctcctttcgggtagttgtagagagcgacaaggtcctccctgagccttctcttctccagactacACAAAGTTCAGAGAGGACCTTTTGGCCCATCTCCTTTAGACAACCTTCTCTCCCATGGCAGGACTGGCAGTAACACACACCAACGTTACCATACACCGCACACTATGAGAGCTGTAAAGGCAGCACTACCCGCACCCACAGTGCCTACCCAGCAATGCTGCCACTCGCACcccgggaccgggaccgggaccgggaccgggaccgggaccgggacccTGCgccgggagccgccgccgccccgaCGGGCACCCGCGGGAGGGGGGATCCCGCGCACCGCGGCCACACGCCTGCCGGGAAACAGCGCCCCCCCGCGCCCGCGGACCGGCGCCGCGCACCGCCGATACGGCGCAGGCGTTGTCGCGGCACTGTGACGGCATCGCTGGTCGCCGCGGCCGCAGCCCGGTGCCCCGGGAGGTGCCGGGGGTGCTGGGTCCCGCCCGATGCGGCGGGCAGGATGCACCAGAAGCTGCTGCGGAGCGCGCACTACATCGAGCTGGGCAGCTACCAGTACTGGCCGGTGCTGGTGCCCCGTGGCATTCGCCTCTACACCTACGAGCAGATCCCCGTCTTCCTGAAGGACAACCCCTACATCACCGACGGCTACCGGGCCTACCTGCCCTCCCGCCTGTGCCTCAAGAGGTGAGGATAAACCCCCCGACCCGTCCCGTCCCGTCTCGGGCCGAGACGCCGGCTCACTCCCCTTCCCCCGTTGTGTCTCCTCGCAGCCTCTTCATCCTCTCCAACGAGACCGTCAACATCTGGAGCCACCTGCTCGGCTTCGTCCTTTTCTTCACGCTAGGAATCTACGACCTGACGGCTGTGCTGCCGGCCGCCGGAGCCTCCCGGGAGGACTTCGTCATCTGCTCCGTCTGCCTCTTCTGCTTCCAGGTAGGGGCTGGGGAGAGCCATCGGTGAGAAGGCTCACaactacaggttgggtggagaagtgattgagagcagccctgtagAGAAGAATTTGGGGGtattggtcaatgagaagctgaacatgagcagcttcagtgtgtgctcacagcccagaaaccacccatgTACTggcctgcatcaaaaggagcatggctAGCAGgccgaaggaggtgatcctgcccctctgctctgctctcgtgaggcCCCACTcggagcactgtgtgcagttctggtgtcctcaacataagaaggacacggagctgttggagcaagtccaggggaggccacgaggatgatcaaggttggagcacctcctgtatgaagacaggctgagaaagttggggctgttcagcctggagaagagaagctgcgtggagacctcagagcagatTCCAGTGTCTGaggggggcctacaaggatgctggagagggactcttcatcagggaatgtagtgataggacaaggggtgatgggttcaaactgaaacaggggaagttcaggttagatgtaaggaagaagttcttacctatgagggtggtgaggcactggcacaggttgcccaaagaagtggtgaatgctccatccctggcagtgttcaaggccaggctggacagagccttggccaacatggtctagtgtgaggcgtccctgcccatggcagggggttggaactgggtgatcttaaggtcctttccaacccaaaccagtctgtgattctatgattactgaCAGGAATCGTAATTGCCCACACCAAGTTGCACTGCAAAATGTATAGGGGGTCAGTAGCATGCTTTAAAGTTCAGACCTTAAGCTTTTTATAGTCCCTGTTAATATTTAAGACATTAATGCATCCTTCTTTGAACCTTTGCCTAGGTGTGCATGCTTTGCTCAGTAGGATATCATCTTTTCTGTTGTCACCGCTCAGAGAAGACCAGCCGGCGATGGATGGCATTAGATTATGCAGGAATTTCCATCGGGATCCTGGGCTGCTATGTGTCAGGCATCTTTTATGCATTTTACTGTAATAACGTAAGTTTGAAGTGCTTGTTTAGTTCCTGTGGTCTCAGTGGCATAGCCTCCACACCGTAGGAAGTGGGTTCCTTGCAGGGTAAACAGTAGGCAGGAGGCAGTGATGGAAACTGAA
The window above is part of the Strigops habroptila isolate Jane chromosome 3, bStrHab1.2.pri, whole genome shotgun sequence genome. Proteins encoded here:
- the PAQR3 gene encoding progestin and adipoQ receptor family member 3 isoform X1, which produces MHQKLLRSAHYIELGSYQYWPVLVPRGIRLYTYEQIPVFLKDNPYITDGYRAYLPSRLCLKSLFILSNETVNIWSHLLGFVLFFTLGIYDLTAVLPAAGASREDFVICSVCLFCFQVCMLCSVGYHLFCCHRSEKTSRRWMALDYAGISIGILGCYVSGIFYAFYCNNYWRQVYLITVLAMILAVFFAQIHPSYLTKQWHRLRSIIFCSVSGYGIIPTIHWVWLNGGIGASIVQEFAPRIVVMYFIAAVAFLFYISKVPERYFPGRKFSSRCFFFCSLASCSVTVLAVSPHLPVREQVDHIPNEAFYRVKHCVYLHPKAS
- the PAQR3 gene encoding progestin and adipoQ receptor family member 3 isoform X2, whose protein sequence is MHQKLLRSAHYIELGSYQYWPVLVPRGIRLYTYEQIPVFLKDNPYITDGYRAYLPSRLCLKSLFILSNETVNIWSHLLGFVLFFTLGIYDLTAVLPAAGASREDFVICSVCLFCFQVCMLCSVGYHLFCCHRSEKTSRRWMALDYAGISIGILGCYVSGIFYAFYCNNYWRQVYLITVLAMILAVFFAQIHPSYLTKQWHRLRSIIFCSVSGYGIIPTIHWVWLNGGIGASIVQEFAPRIVVMYFIAAVAFLFYISKVPERYFPGQLNYLGSSHQVWHILAVVMLYWWHQSTVYIMQYRHSQPCPEYSPGL
- the PAQR3 gene encoding progestin and adipoQ receptor family member 3 isoform X3; its protein translation is MHQKLLRSAHYIELGSYQYWPVLVPRGIRLYTYEQIPVFLKDNPYITDGYRAYLPSRLCLKSLFILSNETVNIWSHLLGFVLFFTLGIYDLTAVLPAAGASREDFVICSVCLFCFQVCMLCSVGYHLFCCHRSEKTSRRWMALDYAGISIGILGCYVSGIFYAFYCNNYWRQVYLITVLAMILAVFFAQIHPSYLTKQWHRLRSIIFCSVSGYGIIPTIHWVWLNGGIGASIVQEFAPRIVVMYFIAAVAFLFYISKVPERYFPDENSDFEGLHLTC